From one Rosa rugosa chromosome 4, drRosRugo1.1, whole genome shotgun sequence genomic stretch:
- the LOC133743546 gene encoding uncharacterized protein LOC133743546 — translation MALKPFVNQLGYVNVPQEINRLRCGVNYHALKFLPEIEQMADLLASGMRNRTGSSNPYMALHLRFEKGMVRLKRYLEMTGADGGPALEKLMSFACILGNKLSYCNLLFPDRFACISIGYGMEAIYFDEGVRNSRRHQLETRALDSLNKGEGLPHLFKPVRKDACFSLTMDMQVVFV, via the exons atGGCCCTGAAGCCTTTTGTTAATCAACTTGG GTATGTCAATGTTCCTCAAGAAATCAACAGGCTGAGGTGCGGGGTGAATTATCACGCTCTTAAATTTCTTCCTGAAATAGAGCAGATGGCTGATTTATTGGCATCAGGGATGAGAAACCGCACCGGAAGTTCCAATCCTTATAT GGCCCTGCATCTTAGGTTTGAGAAGGGGATG GTCAGGTTGAAGAGATACTTGGAGATGACGGGTGCTGATGGAGGACCGGCCTTGGAGAAGCTTATGAGCTTTGCTTGCATTTTGGGTAATAAGCTAAGCTACTGCAACCTTCTCTTTCCAGATCGCTTTGCTTGCATTTCAATCGG ATATGGCATGGAGGCCATCTACTTTGATGAAGGTGTAAGGAACTCAAGACGACACCAACTGGAAACAAGAGCATTGGAT TCATTAAACAAAGGAGAAGGATTGCCTCATCTGTTCAAACCTGTAAGGAAGGATGCATGCTTCAGTTTGACCATGGATATGCAAGTAGTGTTTGTATAA
- the LOC133743544 gene encoding NAC domain-containing protein 83-like, which yields MEGGYERYMLLPGQRFCPMEDELLMYYLKPKVNGEEVPGKEALICELDLYGEQEPWNIWERYEARRANDLRRNKDLYFFTKKKKVSAKASRISRKVGSGTWKGQDAAKEIYLLDQNQQPTTTLLGFKKTYTYKNTSSVHHGRWIMYEFELDESQLLHKQEQVNKNAYSLCLLRKNDIPPEKKKRKLRQEEENHEMLQAKKNVPAPSLLDFPQLEKWYDQQQFLLPAEPQPSEENLGQQCQIPTLFSANEIMSDQDKNQLQQMPAEEGILTPGEVDLYGGNLSDVMVGANWPDSFIGELVKDDQPYTMEEGEWNDFLVQILST from the coding sequence ATGGAGGGTGGCTATGAGCGTTATATGCTTCTTCCGGGCCAAAGGTTTTGCCCCATGGAAGATGAACTACTCATGTATTACCTTAAACCCAAGGTGAATGGAGAGGAGGTACCCGGAAAAGAAGCCCTTATTTGCGAGTTGGATCTTTATGGTGAGCAAGAACCTTGGAATATATGGGAAAGATATGAAGCAAGAAGGGCAAACGACTTGAGAAGGAACAAAGATCTCTACTTCTTtaccaaaaagaagaaggtgagtGCAAAAGCCTCGCGTATAAGCAGAAAAGTTGGGAGTGGTACATGGAAAGGCCAGGACGCAGCCAAGGAGATATATCTTCTTGATCAGAATCAGCAGCCAACAACTACTCTTCTTGGTTTCAAGAAAACCTACACCTACAAGAATACGAGCTCTGTGCATCATGGTCGCTGGATCATGTACGAGTTCGAACTTGATGAGTCGCAACTCCTGCACAAGCAGGAACAAGTAAATAAGAATGCATACTCTCTTTGTTTACTCAGGAAGAACGATATACCAccggaaaagaagaagagaaaattaaggcaagaagaagagaatcatGAGATGCTCCAAGCGAAGAAAAATGTGCCAGCACCATCATTATTGGATTTCCCTCAGCTAGAAAAATGGTATGATCAACAACAATTCTTGCTGCCAGCTGAACCTCAACCAAGCGAAGAAAATTTGGGGCAACAATGTCAGATACCAACATTATTTTCAGCTAATGAAATAATGAGTGACCAAGATAAAAATCAGTTGCAGCAAATGCCAGCTGAAGAGGGTATCTTGACACCAGGGGAAGTCGATCTGTATGGAGGCAACTTGAGTGATGTTATGGTTGGTGCAAACTGGCCCGACTCTTTTATAGGGGAGCTAGTGAAGGATGACCAGCCATATACCATGGAAGAGGGTGAATGGAATGATTTTCTTGTTCAGATTTTGAGCACTTAG